In the Devosia sp. SL43 genome, one interval contains:
- a CDS encoding YqiJ family protein — MDVFASETAPFAVALGLTLAILVLELAGLIFGAQPSAMVDNALPDFDADVPEVELGPLSSMLTWLSFGKLPALVVIILLTASFGAIGFVGQDVLRRTIGFALDPWIASVPAAIGSLFVTRHAGMALARIMPKEETEAVSTKAFVGRVATVFRGVASSGHPAEAKLTDIHGKAHYVLIEPDEGEVSMPEGSEVVIIRQEGPVYRAITKLKPVDAKT; from the coding sequence ATGGACGTGTTTGCGAGCGAGACTGCACCCTTTGCAGTGGCCCTTGGGCTGACGCTTGCAATCCTGGTGCTGGAACTGGCGGGGCTGATTTTCGGGGCGCAGCCATCGGCGATGGTCGACAATGCGCTGCCCGATTTCGATGCCGATGTTCCCGAGGTGGAACTGGGGCCGCTCAGCTCGATGCTGACCTGGTTGAGCTTCGGCAAGCTCCCGGCCCTCGTGGTCATCATCCTGCTGACGGCCAGCTTTGGCGCTATCGGCTTTGTCGGGCAGGATGTACTGCGCCGCACCATCGGCTTCGCGCTCGATCCGTGGATCGCCAGCGTGCCGGCGGCAATCGGTTCGTTGTTCGTGACGCGGCATGCCGGAATGGCGCTGGCACGGATCATGCCCAAGGAAGAGACCGAGGCGGTGAGCACCAAGGCCTTTGTGGGCCGGGTGGCGACGGTGTTTCGTGGCGTGGCCAGCTCCGGACATCCTGCTGAAGCAAAACTCACCGACATTCATGGCAAGGCGCATTACGTGCTGATCGAGCCCGACGAGGGCGAAGTCAGCATGCCCGAGGGTTCGGAGGTGGTGATCATCCGGCAGGAGGGCCCGGTCTACCGCGCCATCACCAAGCTCAAGCCTGTCGATGCCAAGACTTGA
- a CDS encoding molybdopterin-containing oxidoreductase family protein: MNQSVVLRTARSVCPHDCPSACALDVDIIDSNTIGRVRGAKDDPYTAGVICEKVARYAERIHHPERLLHPLRRSGPKGSGQFTRITWDEALDEIAARFSQIEAEHGPESIWPYYYAGTMGHVHRDGIDRLRAAKGYSRQYDTICTGTSWPGYIAGTGMLGGVNSEQMAESDCVVIWGTNAVHTQVNVMTHAMRAKKERKAKVVVIDIYETATMAQADMGLVLRPGTDGALAVSVMHVLLRDNLADRAYMAKYTDFGPDFEAHLATKTPEWAAEITGLTSEQITAFAHLVGTTPRSYFRLGYGFTRQRNGATAMHAALCIPAMTGAWQYRGGGALHSNSGTWQLNKSAIEGPHLQKGDPRWLDMSEIGPILSGDARALKGGGPVKAMIVQNTNPAAVAPDQTLTHAGFARDDLFLVVHEQFMTETAEFADIVLPATMFLEHNDYYTRGGHTRVLLGPAVIDRPGETWSNHEVINALALRLSLDDASFHTSDREVIAETFRRSNYPALAEVEKTGFIDRERPDDVARFANGFTWPDKRFRFAPNWQDVADKKGYQWTCDPADMPRFADHWAITEATDDTHPFRLATSPARGFLNSSFNETPGSQKREGVPSVFIHPDDATRLGIADGEFVTVGNRRGNVDLTARIRTGLPSGVLIAEGLHKNKSHRHGKGINTLTNATPAPPFGGTVFHDCAVWIRKAD; encoded by the coding sequence ATGAACCAGTCCGTCGTCCTCCGCACCGCCCGCTCGGTCTGCCCGCATGATTGCCCCTCAGCTTGCGCGCTCGACGTCGACATCATCGATAGCAACACCATCGGTCGGGTCCGCGGCGCCAAGGACGATCCCTATACCGCTGGCGTCATCTGCGAAAAGGTCGCCCGCTACGCCGAGCGCATCCACCACCCCGAGCGCCTGCTGCATCCGCTGCGGCGCAGCGGCCCCAAGGGCAGCGGCCAGTTCACCCGGATCACCTGGGACGAAGCCCTCGACGAAATCGCCGCCCGCTTCAGCCAGATCGAGGCCGAACACGGGCCTGAATCCATCTGGCCCTACTACTATGCCGGCACCATGGGCCACGTGCATCGCGACGGCATCGACCGTCTGCGCGCCGCCAAGGGCTATTCCCGCCAATACGACACCATATGCACAGGCACCTCCTGGCCCGGCTACATCGCCGGCACCGGCATGCTCGGTGGCGTCAATTCCGAGCAGATGGCCGAGAGCGACTGCGTCGTCATCTGGGGCACCAATGCCGTGCATACCCAGGTCAATGTCATGACCCACGCCATGCGCGCCAAAAAGGAGCGCAAAGCCAAGGTCGTCGTCATCGACATCTACGAAACCGCCACCATGGCCCAGGCCGATATGGGCCTCGTCCTCCGCCCCGGCACCGATGGCGCCCTGGCTGTGTCAGTCATGCACGTACTGCTGCGCGACAATCTCGCCGACCGCGCCTATATGGCAAAGTACACGGACTTCGGCCCCGATTTCGAAGCCCATCTCGCGACCAAAACGCCTGAATGGGCCGCCGAGATCACCGGCCTCACCAGCGAGCAGATCACCGCCTTCGCCCATCTCGTCGGCACCACGCCACGCTCCTATTTCCGCCTCGGCTATGGCTTCACCCGCCAGCGCAATGGCGCCACAGCCATGCATGCCGCCCTCTGCATTCCGGCCATGACTGGCGCCTGGCAGTATCGTGGCGGCGGTGCCCTCCATTCCAATTCCGGCACCTGGCAGCTCAACAAATCCGCCATCGAAGGCCCCCACCTGCAAAAGGGCGATCCGCGCTGGCTCGACATGTCCGAGATCGGCCCGATCCTGTCAGGCGACGCCAGGGCCCTCAAGGGCGGCGGACCGGTCAAGGCCATGATCGTCCAGAACACCAACCCCGCGGCCGTTGCCCCCGACCAGACTTTGACCCATGCTGGCTTTGCCCGCGACGACCTGTTCCTCGTCGTCCACGAACAGTTCATGACCGAAACGGCCGAATTCGCCGATATCGTCCTGCCGGCCACCATGTTCCTCGAGCACAACGACTACTACACCCGCGGCGGGCATACCCGCGTTCTGCTCGGCCCTGCCGTCATCGACCGTCCCGGCGAAACCTGGTCCAACCACGAGGTCATCAACGCGCTCGCCCTGCGCCTGAGTCTCGACGACGCGAGCTTCCACACCTCAGACCGCGAGGTCATCGCCGAAACCTTCCGCCGCTCCAACTATCCTGCCCTCGCCGAAGTCGAAAAGACCGGCTTCATCGACCGCGAACGCCCCGATGACGTCGCCCGCTTCGCCAATGGCTTCACCTGGCCCGACAAGCGCTTCCGCTTCGCGCCAAACTGGCAGGATGTGGCAGACAAGAAGGGCTACCAGTGGACCTGCGACCCGGCCGACATGCCACGCTTCGCCGACCATTGGGCCATCACCGAAGCCACCGACGACACCCACCCATTCCGCCTCGCCACCAGCCCGGCCCGTGGTTTCCTTAACTCGAGCTTCAACGAAACCCCCGGCAGCCAGAAACGCGAAGGCGTCCCCTCTGTCTTCATCCACCCCGACGATGCCACCCGCTTGGGCATTGCCGATGGCGAATTCGTCACCGTCGGAAACCGTCGCGGCAATGTCGATTTGACGGCCCGCATCCGCACGGGTCTGCCATCAGGCGTTCTCATCGCCGAAGGCCTGCACAAGAACAAATCCCACCGCCACGGCAAAGGCATCAACACCCTCACCAATGCCACGCCCGCTCCACCCTTCGGCGGCACCGTGTTCCACGATTGCGCGGTGTGGATCAGGAAGGCGGATTGA
- a CDS encoding DUF2147 domain-containing protein, translating into MREAIRSWRAFRLSATLVLLAGNIAVRAQDIAVAPPDPIEGIWQTLLLSEVTIAPCEAGFCGTLSKIIVPTEGLTEEEIAAANAMPVESFTDMRNPDESLRSRPMLGLQILTLRYGDKPGIYDGEIYNPQDGNTYSGYVEMVTADQLKLNGCVLYNIICQGQDWVRVIPEPVPVQ; encoded by the coding sequence GTGCGTGAAGCAATTCGTAGTTGGCGTGCCTTTAGACTTTCGGCGACGCTCGTCCTTCTTGCAGGCAACATTGCCGTGAGGGCGCAGGACATTGCCGTAGCGCCGCCAGACCCTATCGAGGGCATCTGGCAGACACTGCTGCTGTCGGAGGTGACGATCGCGCCGTGTGAAGCGGGTTTCTGCGGCACGCTGAGCAAGATCATCGTGCCGACCGAAGGCCTGACCGAGGAAGAAATTGCCGCGGCCAATGCCATGCCGGTGGAAAGCTTCACCGATATGCGCAACCCCGACGAGAGCCTGCGCAGCCGGCCGATGCTGGGGCTGCAAATCCTGACGCTGCGCTATGGCGACAAACCGGGCATCTATGACGGCGAGATCTACAATCCGCAGGATGGCAACACCTATTCCGGCTATGTGGAGATGGTGACTGCCGACCAGCTTAAGCTCAATGGCTGCGTGTTGTATAACATCATCTGCCAGGGCCAGGACTGGGTCCGGGTGATCCCCGAACCTGTGCCTGTGCAGTAG
- a CDS encoding glutathione S-transferase family protein has product MTTQTKPIEAYSLPTPNGQKIHILLEELGVPWNYHRIDIGKGEQFTPEFLAISPNNKIPAIVDPEGPGGEPISIFESGAILKYLGLKFGQFYPADPRQQVKVDEWLFWQVGGFGPMLGQNNHFNVYAPEKIPYAQKRYTDETHRLFRVLDKQLEGKDFITGEYSIADIASIGWAQGWERYGISKTEMPNFGAWIDRLNARPAVERGLNWGKDTHVNNLATDKEAQKIMFNQR; this is encoded by the coding sequence ATGACCACCCAGACCAAGCCCATCGAGGCCTATTCTCTGCCCACCCCGAACGGCCAGAAGATCCACATCCTGCTCGAAGAGCTTGGCGTGCCGTGGAACTACCACCGCATCGATATCGGCAAGGGCGAACAGTTCACGCCAGAGTTCCTGGCCATCTCGCCCAATAACAAGATCCCTGCCATCGTCGATCCCGAAGGCCCAGGCGGCGAGCCGATCTCGATCTTCGAATCGGGCGCCATCCTCAAATATCTCGGTCTGAAGTTCGGCCAGTTCTATCCCGCCGACCCGCGCCAGCAGGTCAAGGTCGATGAATGGCTGTTCTGGCAGGTCGGCGGCTTCGGCCCGATGCTCGGGCAGAACAACCACTTTAACGTCTACGCGCCCGAGAAAATTCCCTACGCCCAGAAGCGTTACACCGACGAGACCCATCGCCTGTTCCGCGTTCTCGACAAGCAGCTCGAAGGCAAGGATTTCATCACTGGCGAATATTCCATCGCCGACATTGCCAGCATCGGCTGGGCCCAGGGCTGGGAGCGCTATGGCATCTCCAAGACCGAGATGCCGAACTTTGGCGCCTGGATCGACCGTCTCAACGCCCGGCCGGCCGTCGAACGTGGCCTGAACTGGGGCAAGGACACCCACGTCAACAATCTGGCCACCGACAAGGAAGCCCAGAAGATCATGTTCAACCAGCGCTGA
- a CDS encoding flotillin family protein gives METEPPILTPVFPIEQRADPPVTTTTTEVPPTPIQEFSPVPQSAYDILITLGVILIALFAIGLVFSRLYRRSSKEVSFVRTGFGGQKVIMNGGALVFPVLHEQIPVNMNTLRLEVRRAADQALITKDRMRVDVQAEFYVRVQPVIESIANAAQTLGRRTMEPGALKELVEGKFVDALRAVAAEMGMEELHEQRVNFVQKVQAAVSEDILKNGLELESVSLTGLDQTNREFFNPDNAFDAEGLLKLTQAIEERRKARNDIEQETQVLIERKNFDAQAQKYQISRDQEFARLEQEREIQTRVAEQGSLIKQQQSERERESEQARILAAQQVRESDIASGQIVQEREIATALAVEAAAVDKAKQIALAEQARDIAIAVKSKEKSVADAAADEARALAAKAAEEVTTSRQTAVAEREKAIQLIEARKAAEQAAISITVAAEAEKAAATDRAEAVRIGATADADKARVAAKGSADSEKLRAEALAAVYKVEAEGKRSVNEASNTLNAEQIAMQVRIKLIEALPQIIAESVKPMQNIDGIKILHVDGLNGSSQGGGGEGGTPTSGGLADQAVAAALRYRSQAPLIDALMSELGLSGGSLDGLAGAVTGAAVTKPEIDAKGRK, from the coding sequence ATGGAAACCGAACCGCCTATCCTGACGCCCGTATTTCCGATCGAACAGCGTGCCGATCCGCCCGTCACGACGACGACCACCGAAGTGCCGCCAACCCCGATCCAGGAGTTCAGCCCCGTGCCCCAATCCGCTTACGATATCCTGATCACGCTCGGCGTGATCCTCATCGCGCTCTTTGCCATCGGGCTGGTGTTTTCGCGGCTCTATCGCCGGTCGTCCAAGGAGGTGAGCTTCGTGCGCACCGGTTTTGGCGGGCAGAAGGTGATCATGAATGGCGGCGCACTGGTGTTTCCGGTGCTGCATGAGCAGATCCCGGTCAACATGAACACGCTGCGGCTCGAAGTAAGACGCGCGGCGGACCAGGCGCTGATCACCAAGGATCGCATGCGCGTGGATGTGCAGGCGGAGTTCTATGTGCGGGTGCAGCCGGTGATCGAATCCATCGCCAATGCGGCACAGACGCTGGGCCGGCGGACGATGGAGCCGGGGGCGCTGAAGGAACTGGTGGAAGGCAAGTTCGTCGATGCGCTGCGTGCGGTGGCGGCCGAGATGGGTATGGAAGAGTTGCACGAGCAGCGCGTCAATTTCGTGCAAAAGGTGCAGGCGGCGGTGTCCGAGGACATCCTCAAGAACGGGCTGGAACTGGAATCGGTGTCGCTGACCGGGCTCGACCAGACCAACCGCGAATTCTTCAACCCGGACAATGCCTTCGACGCGGAAGGTCTACTGAAGCTGACGCAGGCTATCGAAGAGCGGCGCAAGGCGCGCAACGATATCGAGCAGGAAACGCAGGTGCTGATCGAGCGCAAGAATTTCGATGCGCAGGCGCAGAAATACCAGATCAGCCGCGACCAGGAATTCGCCCGGTTGGAACAGGAGCGCGAAATCCAGACGCGTGTCGCCGAACAGGGTTCGCTGATCAAGCAGCAGCAATCGGAGCGCGAGCGCGAGTCCGAGCAGGCCCGCATTCTTGCGGCGCAGCAGGTGCGGGAATCCGATATTGCCTCGGGGCAGATCGTTCAGGAGCGCGAAATTGCGACCGCGCTGGCGGTCGAAGCAGCAGCGGTCGACAAGGCCAAGCAGATCGCTCTCGCCGAACAGGCCCGCGACATTGCCATTGCCGTCAAGAGCAAGGAGAAATCGGTGGCCGATGCGGCGGCCGATGAGGCGCGTGCCCTGGCCGCCAAGGCTGCCGAAGAGGTGACGACCTCGCGGCAGACCGCTGTTGCCGAGCGCGAGAAGGCGATCCAGCTGATCGAGGCGCGCAAGGCAGCAGAGCAGGCGGCTATCTCGATCACGGTCGCTGCAGAGGCGGAAAAGGCCGCTGCAACTGACCGGGCCGAGGCGGTGCGCATCGGGGCGACGGCGGATGCCGACAAGGCGCGCGTGGCCGCCAAGGGTTCGGCGGATTCCGAGAAGCTGCGCGCCGAGGCATTGGCGGCGGTCTACAAGGTGGAGGCCGAAGGCAAGCGCTCGGTGAACGAGGCGAGCAACACGCTCAATGCCGAGCAGATCGCCATGCAGGTGCGGATCAAGCTGATCGAGGCCCTGCCCCAGATCATCGCCGAAAGCGTCAAGCCGATGCAGAATATCGACGGCATCAAGATCCTGCATGTGGATGGGCTGAATGGGTCCAGCCAGGGTGGCGGCGGTGAAGGCGGGACGCCCACGAGTGGCGGGCTGGCGGATCAGGCCGTGGCGGCGGCTTTGCGCTATCGCAGCCAGGCGCCGCTGATCGATGCGCTGATGAGCGAACTGGGACTGAGCGGCGGGTCGCTGGATGGGCTGGCCGGTGCGGTGACCGGGGCGGCGGTGACCAAGCCGGAGATCGATGCCAAAGGCCGGAAGTGA
- a CDS encoding glyoxalase superfamily protein, whose translation MSFSLDIQSAQTLKSEAKAMREARAKAGETLSHGAALEAVARAHGFRDWNTARAALPDRVAVPFQVGQRVKGLYLEQPFKGMLIGVQLLGDMQHYTVTVLFDTPVNVTPTFMFAAYRHRVVATIDIHGISSALRGNGHPQMVLHRD comes from the coding sequence ATGTCGTTTTCACTCGATATCCAGTCGGCCCAAACCCTCAAATCCGAAGCCAAAGCCATGCGCGAAGCGCGCGCCAAGGCGGGCGAAACCCTGTCGCACGGCGCAGCGCTCGAAGCTGTCGCCAGGGCGCATGGCTTCCGCGATTGGAACACCGCCCGTGCCGCTTTGCCCGATCGTGTTGCCGTGCCATTCCAGGTCGGACAGCGGGTCAAGGGCCTCTACCTCGAACAGCCCTTCAAGGGCATGCTGATCGGCGTCCAGTTGCTGGGCGACATGCAGCACTACACCGTGACTGTGCTGTTCGACACCCCTGTCAACGTCACCCCGACCTTCATGTTCGCGGCCTATCGCCATCGCGTTGTCGCGACCATCGACATCCACGGCATCTCGTCGGCTTTGCGCGGCAACGGCCATCCGCAGATGGTGCTGCACCGTGACTGA
- a CDS encoding sulfite exporter TauE/SafE family protein: MLEALFLLVAGLIGGALNSLAGGGSFIVFPALLFVGVPPVIANASNTYAAMPGYVSGAVGYWHAMAGHKDKLVLYGVVAAVFGYIGAELLLVVSDEQFSLVVPWLMLFAVLLFAFGNQINAFVAAQGGGRRGMKTLGTTLLLAFLAGVCIYGGFFNAGLGILLLAFLATAGMSDIHAMNGLKLYVSSIVAIVAVARFALSGSIDWYHGSIALVGVVTGGYVAARNAHRIPSRWIRVAVIIYGVFMTGYFFWGAYL; the protein is encoded by the coding sequence ATGCTTGAGGCGTTGTTTTTGCTCGTGGCAGGCCTGATCGGCGGGGCGCTCAATTCGCTGGCCGGCGGTGGATCGTTCATCGTGTTTCCGGCGCTGCTGTTTGTCGGCGTGCCGCCGGTCATCGCCAATGCGTCCAACACCTATGCCGCCATGCCGGGCTATGTCAGCGGCGCGGTTGGCTATTGGCATGCCATGGCCGGGCACAAGGACAAGCTGGTGCTCTATGGCGTGGTGGCGGCGGTGTTCGGCTATATCGGCGCGGAACTGCTGCTGGTGGTGTCCGACGAGCAGTTTTCGCTGGTGGTGCCGTGGCTGATGCTGTTCGCGGTGCTGCTGTTTGCCTTCGGCAACCAGATCAACGCATTCGTGGCGGCGCAGGGTGGCGGGCGGCGCGGAATGAAGACGCTGGGGACGACGCTGCTGTTGGCGTTTCTGGCTGGGGTCTGCATCTATGGCGGATTCTTCAATGCGGGCCTGGGGATATTGCTGCTGGCGTTCCTCGCGACGGCTGGGATGAGCGACATCCATGCGATGAACGGGCTCAAGCTCTATGTGTCGAGCATCGTGGCGATCGTGGCGGTGGCGCGGTTTGCGCTGAGCGGCTCGATCGACTGGTACCACGGCTCCATCGCGCTGGTCGGCGTGGTGACCGGGGGCTATGTGGCGGCAAGGAATGCGCATCGGATACCGTCGCGGTGGATCCGCGTGGCCGTGATTATCTATGGGGTTTTCATGACCGGGTATTTCTTTTGGGGGGCTTATTTGTAG